A window from Cryobacterium sp. SO1 encodes these proteins:
- a CDS encoding ABC-F family ATP-binding cassette domain-containing protein, with the protein MLSVQDLEIRVGARVLMEDVNFRVSAGDKIGLVGRNGAGKTTLTKTLAGETMPTKGKIEKSGEIGYLPQDPRSGDPDMLARTRILDARGLGTISLGLTQAGIEMGSSDSKTSERAMKRYGTLTDEFNALGGYAAEAEAASIASNLNLPDRILDQPLRTLSGGQRRRIELARILFSAAETMILDEPTNHLDADSVVWLREFVKNYRGGCIIISHDIELVGDTVNRVFYLDANRMVIDIYNMNWKNYQRQRVADADRRKKERANAEKKASTLQLQAAKFGAKASKAAAAHQMVARAEKLLSGLDAVRAVDRVAKLRFPEPAPCGRTPLMASDLSKSYGSLEIFAAVDLAIDRGSKVVILGLNGAGKTTLLRMLAGVDKPDTGEIVAGHGLRIGYFAQEHETIDVKRSVLQNMISSSPNITEMEARRVLGSFLFTGDDSHKPAGVLSGGEKTRLALAMIVVSGANVLLLDEPTNNLDPASREEILDALAHFTGAVVLVSHDEGAVEALNPERVLIMPDGTEDHWNKDYLDLITLA; encoded by the coding sequence GTGCTCAGTGTGCAAGATCTCGAAATCCGAGTTGGGGCGCGCGTGCTCATGGAGGACGTCAACTTCCGGGTGTCCGCCGGCGACAAGATCGGCCTGGTCGGCCGTAACGGTGCCGGCAAGACGACGCTGACGAAGACCCTGGCGGGCGAGACGATGCCGACCAAGGGCAAGATCGAGAAGTCCGGCGAGATCGGCTACCTGCCGCAGGACCCGCGCTCCGGCGACCCCGACATGCTGGCCCGCACCCGCATCCTGGATGCCCGCGGCCTCGGCACCATCTCGCTCGGCCTCACCCAGGCCGGCATCGAGATGGGCAGCAGCGATAGCAAGACCAGCGAACGGGCCATGAAGCGCTACGGCACGCTGACCGACGAGTTCAATGCGCTCGGCGGGTACGCCGCCGAGGCAGAGGCCGCGTCGATCGCGAGCAACCTGAACCTGCCGGACCGGATCCTCGACCAGCCGTTGCGCACCCTCTCCGGTGGCCAGCGCCGCCGCATCGAGCTGGCCCGCATTCTCTTCTCCGCGGCCGAGACGATGATCCTCGACGAGCCCACCAACCACCTGGACGCCGACTCGGTGGTGTGGCTGCGCGAGTTCGTGAAGAACTACCGCGGCGGCTGCATCATCATCAGCCACGACATCGAACTCGTCGGAGACACGGTCAACCGGGTGTTCTACCTCGATGCCAACCGGATGGTCATCGACATCTACAACATGAACTGGAAGAACTACCAGCGCCAGCGCGTGGCCGACGCGGACCGTCGTAAGAAGGAACGCGCCAACGCAGAGAAGAAGGCGTCCACCCTGCAGCTGCAGGCCGCCAAATTCGGCGCGAAGGCCAGCAAGGCCGCGGCCGCGCACCAGATGGTCGCCAGGGCCGAGAAGCTCCTGTCCGGCCTGGACGCCGTGCGAGCGGTCGACCGGGTCGCCAAGCTGCGCTTCCCCGAGCCCGCCCCGTGCGGCCGCACACCGCTGATGGCCAGCGACCTGTCCAAGAGCTATGGCTCGTTGGAGATCTTCGCCGCCGTCGACCTCGCCATCGACCGGGGCTCAAAGGTCGTCATCCTGGGCCTCAACGGTGCGGGAAAGACCACCCTGCTGCGGATGCTGGCCGGCGTCGACAAGCCGGACACCGGCGAGATCGTGGCCGGTCACGGCCTGCGGATCGGCTACTTCGCCCAGGAGCACGAGACCATCGACGTGAAGCGCAGCGTGCTGCAGAACATGATCTCCTCCTCGCCGAACATCACCGAGATGGAGGCCCGCCGGGTGCTCGGTTCGTTCCTGTTCACCGGCGATGACTCGCACAAGCCCGCCGGGGTCCTCTCCGGCGGCGAGAAGACCCGTCTGGCCCTGGCCATGATCGTGGTCTCCGGAGCCAACGTGCTGCTGCTCGACGAACCGACCAACAACCTGGACCCAGCCAGCCGTGAAGAGATCCTCGACGCCCTGGCGCACTTCACCGGCGCCGTGGTTCTGGTCAGCCACGATGAGGGCGCCGTCGAGGCGCTCAACCCCGAGCGGGTGCTGATCATGCCCGACGGCACCGAGGACCACTGGAACAAGGACTACCTGGACCTGATCACCCTGGCCTGA
- a CDS encoding TetR/AcrR family transcriptional regulator, whose product MDTPRTRSQIRRDIQTMGTRGDIVQAASELMREHGYVGTSIAAIAERGGVAVQTIYNTVGSKVDVLAAVLATANSQARNSGLSVAELAAGITGATTPAAAVGALATWIAADNERAAPLHRVVNEAAGTDPEIRELEVTMAARSLHTYAEAVGALRSQLGLRPGLSDHEAATSIWALGHPQVFHTLVVGLGWSREAYTAWLRSALPGVLPTGRFPVR is encoded by the coding sequence ATGGACACCCCACGCACTCGCAGCCAGATCCGGCGAGACATCCAGACCATGGGCACCCGGGGCGACATCGTCCAGGCCGCCTCCGAACTGATGCGTGAGCACGGCTACGTCGGCACATCGATCGCCGCCATCGCCGAGCGCGGTGGCGTGGCCGTGCAGACCATCTACAACACCGTGGGATCGAAGGTGGATGTGCTCGCCGCCGTGCTCGCCACCGCCAACAGCCAGGCACGGAACTCAGGGCTCTCCGTGGCCGAGCTCGCCGCTGGGATCACCGGAGCGACAACACCGGCCGCTGCCGTGGGCGCCCTGGCGACCTGGATCGCCGCTGACAACGAGCGGGCGGCGCCCCTGCATCGCGTCGTGAACGAGGCGGCAGGGACCGACCCGGAGATCCGAGAGCTCGAAGTGACCATGGCCGCCCGCAGCCTGCACACCTACGCAGAAGCCGTCGGCGCTCTCCGGTCACAGCTGGGCCTGCGGCCCGGGCTGAGCGACCACGAGGCGGCGACGTCCATCTGGGCCCTCGGCCACCCGCAGGTCTTCCACACCCTGGTGGTCGGGCTCGGCTGGTCCCGGGAGGCCTACACGGCGTGGCTGCGATCCGCGCTGCCGGGAGTGCTGCCGACCGGCCGGTTTCCGGTGCGGTAA